CCACGACAGCGAGTACCTCGCCGCCGCACTGCAGGGTGTTCGCGATCAGACGTTCCAGGACTGGGAACTGCTCGTCGTCGACAACGGCGCCGCGCATCCCGAGCGCGTCGAGGCGTTGATCCAGGACGATCCGCGCATGTCGATGATCACGATCGAGCATTCGGCCACGGCCGGGCTCTCCCGCAACATCGGCGTCGAGCGCACACGTGGGGCTCTGATCACGTTCCTCGATGACGATGACATCTGGATGCCGGAACGCCTGGCGGTGCACGCGGCACATCATCTGGAGACGCCGTCGGCACCGGCATCCTTCTCGGGGTACCGGCACATCGACGCCGCAGGGGCCGCATTCGGGGCCGACTGGCGATCGCGCCAGACTCCGGCATCCGACATCCTCAGAGGAACGGCACCTACGCCGCTCGGGCCGACGCTCATGATCAGGCGCGACCAGTTCCTGGCGATCGGCGGGCACAGCCCCGAGATACCGATCCTCGTCGACTTCGAACTCGGTCTGCGCCTGGCGCTGCGCGGCGACCTCATCTACATCGACGAACTGCTGGTGCGCTACAGACGGCACTCGTCGAACATGACCTCGATGGCACCCGCGAACGTGCGACTGCGCAGACTGGCGATGGAGGACATGATCGATCGCCAACGGTGGGCAGCACGCGGACGCGGCGCCACGGAGGTCGCGGGGTACTTCACCGAGCGGCTGGAGCGCTACCGTCGCTCGGAGTCGAGGATCGCCGGCATCGACGCACCGAGGCAACTGCGACGAGGCGACCTCGGCGATGCCGCCCGAAGCGCGGCCTGGGGGCTGCGTCGGGCGCCGCTCGCATTCCTCGGCGGCGCGATCAGCACGGTCACGGGTCGCGCTCGCCGCAGTTGAAGACGAACGGGCATGCGCGCTGTTCAGTGGAATCCGGGCAGCGCTGTCCACCGCGGATCGAGCTGGTGCGCGTCGGTGTGGTCCTCGAGCCTGCTGTGGAACAGCGGCATCACGATCTCGGCATCCGGGCGGATCGCGTCTGCCACGTACCCCGCCCAATAGGTGAACGTGGAGTTCGTGCCGATGATGCGCCGTGCGCCGGCCACGCTCAGGAAGTTGCCCACCGGATCGGGTTCGGCGTACTCGAACCTCGCCGTGGCGGGTGCCAGCGGAGCGACGTTCGCGCGGCACCAGTCGGCGTCATCCGAGACGACGAGCACATCATCGACGCTCTCGAACTCCGCGAGCGCGGCGCGCAAGTAACCGACCTGATCGAACCCGTACAGTTCACGAAGCTCGGGGCGTGCGTAGTAGTCGCCGCGGCGCACGTTGATCACGATGCGCTCGGCGGGGCCTTCGGGAATGCCGTCGGCGATGCACTCGCGCACGAACCGTTGCAGCGACTCGCGGGTGAAGTCGGTGCCGTACACCTGTCGCCAGTCACGGTCGTTCCACTCGCGACGGTCGTGGAATCGCATCTCTTCGTGCGCGACCGTCAGCGCGCGCAGCCGGGGGAAGGCCTCGAGCCAGGGCTGCATGCCCGGTGCTGCCAGAACGACTGTAGGGTGGCCGGCAGCGGACTTCTGGTGCGCGTCGAGCCACAGGTACATCCAGTTGCCGAAGCGGAGGCCGGCGGGCGGCGTCCTGATGACCGTGCGGTCGCCGCGTCGCACCCGATCGACCGCCACGGTGAACGCCCGACGCACGCGCCAGCGGGCGTGTGCGAAGGCCCGCTCCATGAACGTGGACGGCGTCGTGCGTGGCATGCTCGATAGCCTATGGGTCGTTGACCCGTGACCCGAGTGGTTCATGGTTCGAGCGAGGGGAGCGTGCATGTCGAAGACGATCAGCGTGATCATCGCGACCAACCGCGGCGGTCCGTACCTCGCCGATACCGTGGACTCCGTGAAGGCGCAGACCTCCGCCGTTCACGAGATCATCCTCGTCGACGACGGCGCACCGGACGGCGCCCTGGAGCGCTTCGCCCGCGAGCACGGTCTGCGATATCTGCGCTCGCCGGGGAAGGGCGTCTCCACCGCGCGGAACGCTGGGGCCGCGGTGGCTTCGGGGGACTGGCTGATCTTCCTCGACGACGACGACGTCTGGCATCCGCGTCGGATCGAGGCGCAGCGTGCCGCTCTGGATGCCGCGCCGCACGCGATCGCGAGTCACACCGGGGGCTGGTACATCGACGCCGACGGCACGGCCTTCGGGACGGGCTGGCGGGTCAGGCAGGTGCCCGCACTCGACATGCTCCGCGGTGCCGTTCCGCTGCCGCGCATCACCACACTGCTCGTGCGCCATGACATCTTCGAGGAGATCGGCGGCTTCCACCCCGGCATCCGCATCGGCGAGGACAACGAGCTCATCCGCCGGTTGCTGATGCACGGCGAATCAGTGGCCGTTGACGATGCGCTGGTCGGCTACCGCCGTCACTCCGGCAACGTCAGCAGGCGGATGCTCGACGGACGCCTGAGCGCGCCCCGTTCGGTGCGCCGTCTTCGCGAAGAGGCGCGTGACCGCGGGCAGCAGTCGATCGTTGCAGCGCTGGACGAGCGTCTGCAGAAGATGCGCCACGAAGCGGCGGACGAGAACCTCGGTGAGCTGATCACGGCTGTACGCCATCGCGACGGCGCGTACGCCGCACGCCTGGTCGGCTACGTGCTGCTGACGCCGTGGTCGTCAGCTCAGGCCGTGGTGCGGCGCATCCGCTCGTGACGGAACATCGCGTGTTCACTCCAGCTTGCCGAGTTCGACGAGGCGCGCGAAGTCAGGGTTCTGCTCCTTGACCTCGTCGAACGTCCCGGCCGCGGCGACAGTGCCCGAGTCGAGGTAGATGAGCTCGTCCGCGCCGCGCACGGTCGACAGCCGATGCGCCACCACGATGATCGTCATCCGGCCGCGCAGGGTGTTCAGTGTCTGCGCGATCTCGTGCTCGGTCGCGTTGTCGAGCGCCGAGGTGGCCTCATCGAGCACCAGCACGCTCGGCTCACGGTAGAGCGCCCTGGCGAGACCGACGCGCTGGCGCTGTCCGCCCGAGAGTCGCACGCCGCGGTCGCCGACGGCGGTGCCGAGGCCTTCGGGGAGCTGGTCGATCAGGTCGCGCAGCTGCGCCATCTCCAATGCAGACCGGAGGCGCTCGTCGTCGACGTTCTCCGGCGCGACGCCGAAGGCTATGTTCGCGCGCAGGGTGTCGTTCGTGAGGAAGACGTCCTGCGGGACGACGCCCAGTTCCGCGTACCAGGCGGCGAGATCCTCGTTGATCGGGCGGCCTCCGCTCGTCACGGTTCCGCTCGTCGGCGTGAGCAATCCCAGCACCAGATCGAGCAGCGTGCTCTTGCCCGCACCGCTCGAGCCGACGAACGCCGTCGTCTGGTCGGCGGGGATTCTCAGGCTCAGGTCATCGATCGTCGGGGCATCCGCATCTTCGTAGCGGAACGTGACGTTCTGCAACTGGATGTCGCCGAGGAAGCGGCGCTCGTCGCGGCGCTGCTCCTCATGCGGGGCGTCGGCGCTGAGCTCGTCCAGAGTCTCGGTGAGAATGCGCAGGCCGGCCTGGCCGCTGCGCACCGTGGCGAAGTTCGACGTGATCCGTGTCATTGTCGGCAGTGCGCGCATGGATGCGGCGGCGAACAGGCCGAGCACGGGCAGCACCTGTGCGCCCTGTCCGATCGCGGTGAGGACCCAGGCGATTGCGATGATCGCGAGGATGAACGCGACTTCGAGGAAATACCGGGGGATCTCGGCGAGGATCGAGCGCGTGCGGTTGAGGTCGGCGCGGTGCAGCTGCGTCGTGCGGAAGCCGTCGACCAGGGTTCCAGCGCTTGAGGCGAGCCGGGTCTCGCGGAAGCCGTCGAGGGCGGGCATCAGGAACTGCCAGCTCTCCAGGCTCGCCTGCGCGGTCTGCTCGCCGATGCGTAACTGGCGCGGGCGCAGCACGCGCTGCGTGATCGCGATGAGCAGTCCGAACACGACGACGGTGAGCAGCGTCGCCACGGGCGAGTTCACAGCGAGCACGACGGTGATCGCCGCGAGCACGAGGAAGTCGCTGAACAGGCTCACCACGCCCAGAAGCACACTGGCGGCCTGCGAGGTGCAGTCGGTGATCTTCCAGTACGTCTCGCTGATCGCGCGGGAGCGGTGCTTGGCGAAGGGCGAGAGCACGAAGCGCCGCATGAGCTCGGACGAGGCGCGTGCCGACACCCGCGAGGTGCGACCTATCAGCCACCACCGGAACACCAGGGCTCCGATGCTCTTGAGGATGAACGCCACGGCGACCAGGCCTGCGACGGCGGGCAGCAGCGTGTTGACGTCGGTCGTGCCGAGTACGTCTGCGGCCGCGTCGATCACGAAGCTGTCGCCGGTCTCGCCGGTGACCAGCTGCATGAGCGGGACCATGGCTGCGACGCCGATGGTGTCGAGCGCGGCCAGGGCGAGCGAGGCGAACACCGTTCCGGCGATCCAGGCGATCGGGTTGGCGCCGGTCACGACGAGCAGACGGCGCAGCATCGTCGGTATGCCTGGAGAGGTGCTCATTCTTCACCTTTCGATGGCGGGGATCTTCTCGTCAGAACACCCTGTTCCAAAAGGCCGACACTAGGCTAAGATTAGCGCGTCGTCACTCATTCAGTGCTCTGTGGGAGAGCCCGGGGTGGCGGCGGGGACAATTGGGGAACCTCATGGTTGACAAAGTAGCGACCACTTCGGAGGGCATCAGCCGCCGAACCGTGACCAAGGCGATGGCCTGGGCTCTACCGGCGATCGCGATAGCCGCGCCGGTGCCGGCATTCGCGGCATCCGGCGATACGCCCACCATCACACCAGGCGCCGCGTGCAAGGCGCCGGGCAACAGCTGCGCTCCGATCGTCAAGGGCTACAGTGTGCCCGCGACGGTGAACAATCCGAGCGACAAGACCATCTACGTGACGGCGATCGTCATCAACGTCAACACCAGCGGTATCGCGTTCGGGTTGAACCCGATCCCGCCGCTGCCGTGGACGGTTCCAGCCGGCGGCTCACTCAACGTGAACTTCAACGCCACGAGCGGCAACAGCGCCAACCTCGACTTCCAGCTCGGCTTCAGCGTCACATGGGGCCACGAGATCGACGGTTCCGACATGGAGCACGCACCGATTCAGGTCACCGTGACGGTTCCGGCCACACCGCCGGACTGCTGCAAGTAACCAGCACCGCTGTTCGGCAGGCTGCCTGATCGGGCAGCGGCCTCGCTGGATCCTGCCTGACCGCGGCTGCTGTTGCCTGATCAGCCGATCTGCCACGACTTCAGCGGATCGACGTCAGGATCTGACCCATCTGACGCACTCGTGCGCTCCAGTCGATGTCGGCGGCGCTTGCTGACCCCTCCGGCACTGATGACTCGAGCGCAGTTCCCACCGCGTGAGCGAAGTCATCCCCGCCGGCGATCCGGATGCGCGGGTCCGCGCTATCGCGGAACCCGGCGACCGCGGTCGAGACGACCGGACGTCCGGCAGCCCGGTACTCGTACAGCTTGATCGGATCGAGACTGTCGGTGAACGTCGTGACCCGGTGCGGCACGATCAGCACGTCGGCATGCTGCAGGAACGCCGGCACATCGTCGCGAGCGACCGATCCGAGGCGCAGCACGCCTGCGGCGTCGAGCCGGTCGCGGTCGGCCGCGCTGAGTAGATCGGGCCCCGCCAGAACGAGCCGTACCCGGTCTGCGAGCTCATCGGCGACGCGCACGCACAGCTCCACATCGAGACGGTCGTCATGCAGGGTGCCGAGGTAGAGGGCGACCGGTGCCGGCGGCATGATGCCTGGCCGGGAGGCCTGCGCGCGATATGCCTCGAGATCGACGCCGTTGGGCACCAGATGGATGTCGTCGCGCTGCGGGCTCTTTCGACGCACGAGTTCGGGAGAGCACGCGACGACCGCGTCGGCACGATTCAGCAGCAGAGCCTCGCCTGCGGCGATCCGCTCGAGCTCAGCTGCCGGACGAGCAGCACTCAGCCAGTCGTCAGTGATGTCGTAGAGCGAACGCCAACCGGTGAGCGCGACGATTCCGGCAGCGGCCGGATCGTTGACCCACAGCAGCGGTGTCGTGAAGCCGAGTTGCGCCGCCGCCCGTCTGATCGCCCGTGCCCTG
The DNA window shown above is from Microbacterium murale and carries:
- a CDS encoding glycosyltransferase family 2 protein, which codes for MGDTSAPAPLVSIVLALGHDSEYLAAALQGVRDQTFQDWELLVVDNGAAHPERVEALIQDDPRMSMITIEHSATAGLSRNIGVERTRGALITFLDDDDIWMPERLAVHAAHHLETPSAPASFSGYRHIDAAGAAFGADWRSRQTPASDILRGTAPTPLGPTLMIRRDQFLAIGGHSPEIPILVDFELGLRLALRGDLIYIDELLVRYRRHSSNMTSMAPANVRLRRLAMEDMIDRQRWAARGRGATEVAGYFTERLERYRRSESRIAGIDAPRQLRRGDLGDAARSAAWGLRRAPLAFLGGAISTVTGRARRS
- a CDS encoding alpha-1,2-fucosyltransferase, whose product is MPRTTPSTFMERAFAHARWRVRRAFTVAVDRVRRGDRTVIRTPPAGLRFGNWMYLWLDAHQKSAAGHPTVVLAAPGMQPWLEAFPRLRALTVAHEEMRFHDRREWNDRDWRQVYGTDFTRESLQRFVRECIADGIPEGPAERIVINVRRGDYYARPELRELYGFDQVGYLRAALAEFESVDDVLVVSDDADWCRANVAPLAPATARFEYAEPDPVGNFLSVAGARRIIGTNSTFTYWAGYVADAIRPDAEIVMPLFHSRLEDHTDAHQLDPRWTALPGFH
- a CDS encoding glycosyltransferase family 2 protein encodes the protein MSKTISVIIATNRGGPYLADTVDSVKAQTSAVHEIILVDDGAPDGALERFAREHGLRYLRSPGKGVSTARNAGAAVASGDWLIFLDDDDVWHPRRIEAQRAALDAAPHAIASHTGGWYIDADGTAFGTGWRVRQVPALDMLRGAVPLPRITTLLVRHDIFEEIGGFHPGIRIGEDNELIRRLLMHGESVAVDDALVGYRRHSGNVSRRMLDGRLSAPRSVRRLREEARDRGQQSIVAALDERLQKMRHEAADENLGELITAVRHRDGAYAARLVGYVLLTPWSSAQAVVRRIRS
- a CDS encoding ABC transporter ATP-binding protein, with the protein product MSTSPGIPTMLRRLLVVTGANPIAWIAGTVFASLALAALDTIGVAAMVPLMQLVTGETGDSFVIDAAADVLGTTDVNTLLPAVAGLVAVAFILKSIGALVFRWWLIGRTSRVSARASSELMRRFVLSPFAKHRSRAISETYWKITDCTSQAASVLLGVVSLFSDFLVLAAITVVLAVNSPVATLLTVVVFGLLIAITQRVLRPRQLRIGEQTAQASLESWQFLMPALDGFRETRLASSAGTLVDGFRTTQLHRADLNRTRSILAEIPRYFLEVAFILAIIAIAWVLTAIGQGAQVLPVLGLFAAASMRALPTMTRITSNFATVRSGQAGLRILTETLDELSADAPHEEQRRDERRFLGDIQLQNVTFRYEDADAPTIDDLSLRIPADQTTAFVGSSGAGKSTLLDLVLGLLTPTSGTVTSGGRPINEDLAAWYAELGVVPQDVFLTNDTLRANIAFGVAPENVDDERLRSALEMAQLRDLIDQLPEGLGTAVGDRGVRLSGGQRQRVGLARALYREPSVLVLDEATSALDNATEHEIAQTLNTLRGRMTIIVVAHRLSTVRGADELIYLDSGTVAAAGTFDEVKEQNPDFARLVELGKLE
- a CDS encoding glycosyltransferase, with translation MNDLIVLSLERWDAVWRRNQHLIAGLVAADPMLRVLFVEPPDDPLHDLRGRRGPQFGTPLTPIGERLWTLRPVKWLPRRWDAGGDDRRARAIRRAAAQLGFTTPLLWVNDPAAAGIVALTGWRSLYDITDDWLSAARPAAELERIAAGEALLLNRADAVVACSPELVRRKSPQRDDIHLVPNGVDLEAYRAQASRPGIMPPAPVALYLGTLHDDRLDVELCVRVADELADRVRLVLAGPDLLSAADRDRLDAAGVLRLGSVARDDVPAFLQHADVLIVPHRVTTFTDSLDPIKLYEYRAAGRPVVSTAVAGFRDSADPRIRIAGGDDFAHAVGTALESSVPEGSASAADIDWSARVRQMGQILTSIR